The Chryseobacterium indologenes genomic sequence TCTTTTTTACTAAATTTTTAATGAAATTATCTTTAATACCAAAATAATTGGTGTACAAAAAAGTTTCATTATCTTTTATATTTTCATAGTTGAATAAGGGTTCCAAATTAAAATCTACATCATAAAATTCATACTCAAGATTAACCTTGTTAATAGGTTCTAAGATGACATCACAAGTATAGAATGGAATATAGATTTTTATTTTTTTTTGAGAACGGAGGATATACTCCAAACAATTCCTTGCAGAGTTTAATGCAATAGAATTGTGGCCAGGGTAGCCTAATTGGCTAACAGGTGTCTCTAGTTCAAAATATCCTCCTATTGCTTTATTAATCATGTAACCAATTCAAATTGATCCAACATATTATTAATCTCTTCGGGAGAGTTGAACATCATAACATCAATAATGGATAATCCATATTCAAAGGGAGTTCTATTCTGATCATACTCAATTGGTATCATTTTTTGAAATGATATATCAATATTACTAGCACTATACTTTTCTGTGTCAAAAAATTCTAGTCCTCCTATTGGATTTATATAATGAACGTTACCCTCAAGTTTCTTGCATATATTTAAAGCCCATTCATCCGGATTATCGGGTTCGTCAATATCCATATTCATTTCAGAAAACACATATAATTCTTTATTAAAGCCCAGATAAGTGCAAATTTTTTCCAATGAATTTTTGTTTAAGGAAGTGATTGTTTCATAATCACCCTCAAATATCTCCTTAATTAGTTGAACAGTTTTATAGTAATATGGAGCTTGTTTTTTATAAATTTGTAACTGGGAGAGGATTTTAGACTTCCAATCTTTAGAATTATCTATCAAACAATTTTTAATTAAAGTGTCTCTACCGTTTTTTAATAATGGTACTTGTATATAAAGCCAGCCACCATTCTGCTTAAGTACACGATTTCTTTCAATCCATCCATGTCTGATAAATTGAACTGTGTCAAAGAGTATAAACAGATCAGAATGTTTTATCAGGCTCATATAACCAATATATGGCATAAAGTAAGGTTGCATGATTGCTGTTTTCATACTAATTATTTTGGATTCTAAGCATTAGTCTGGCAATAAATTCAACCTCTTCAAAAGTCATGTCATAATAGAATGGTAGGCATAAAGATCTTTTAGCAATATCTTCCGTTATTGATAACTCTAATTTTGGGAGGTAAGGTAGGGCAGAGGCTAAACTTGGATAAAAATACCTTCTGGTGAAGATTTCCTGACTATCCATTTCTTTCTTTAGCTTCAGTAAAAGTTCTTCACTTTCTAAAACAATTGGGTAATAAGGGAAATTTTCAGTTGCCTTAGAATGCCACAGAGGTTTAATTGCTTTTAAGGTTTTAAGTTTTTCGTCATATAATCGGGAAAGTGCTCTTCTTTTTTCGTGTATTTGATTAATATATTTCAAATTAGCCAGTCCCATCGCTGCGTGGAATTCAGAATTTTTACCATTAATTCCTATGTCTGAAAAAGAATCATATCCTGAAATCCCAAAATTCCTTATTGCAGCCAGTTTTTTTAAAATATCAGGATTCTTAGTAATTATAAGCCCTCCTTCTACTGTGTGATAAAGTTTTGTAGCATGTAATGAACATGTGGAGATATCACCATATTCAAAAATTGATTTTCCATTAAGCTTTACCCCAAAAGCATGTGCAGCATCGTAAATTACTTTTAGATTATACTTTTTAGCAATTATTTCTATGGCTTCAACATCACATGGGTTTCCATAAACGTGTGTAGCAAGGATTGCTTGAGTATTTTCTGTGATGGCCTGTTCTATTTTATTGGGATCAATGCACAAGCTTTTGGAATCAATATCAACAAAAACAGGTGTGCATCCTTCCCAGACTATAGTACTTGTAGTTGCAATGAAAGAAAAAGGAGTCGTAATAATTTCGCCGGTAATTTCCAATGCTTTAATAGCCATTTGTATGGCAATAGTGCCATTGGTTACAAAAAGAAGATGGTTTACTTTAAGATATTTTTTGAGCTCCATTTCAAGCTGACTTGCTAATGGCCCCATATTGGTAAGCCAGTTTCTTTTCCAGATACCTTCTAAATATGCATTATATTCTTCTTTAGGTGGAAGAAAGGGTTTTGTTACGGGAATCATAATTTATTGTATTTTCCAGTTAAATTCAGGACGGATAAATCCTGGCTCGCGTCCCATATATACTCCAATTTCTCTGTTACCATCAACGACTGAAAAAGAAACAATATCATTTTCAACGATAATAGCTTGTTTTTTATCTTCTACAAAGAAAAAGCTCAAATAGTAATTTCCTGATTGGAAGAACTTTTTAGGGAAAATACACGTTAAAGAATTTTCACCTTTTT encodes the following:
- a CDS encoding WbqC family protein; the encoded protein is MKTAIMQPYFMPYIGYMSLIKHSDLFILFDTVQFIRHGWIERNRVLKQNGGWLYIQVPLLKNGRDTLIKNCLIDNSKDWKSKILSQLQIYKKQAPYYYKTVQLIKEIFEGDYETITSLNKNSLEKICTYLGFNKELYVFSEMNMDIDEPDNPDEWALNICKKLEGNVHYINPIGGLEFFDTEKYSASNIDISFQKMIPIEYDQNRTPFEYGLSIIDVMMFNSPEEINNMLDQFELVT
- a CDS encoding DegT/DnrJ/EryC1/StrS family aminotransferase gives rise to the protein MIPVTKPFLPPKEEYNAYLEGIWKRNWLTNMGPLASQLEMELKKYLKVNHLLFVTNGTIAIQMAIKALEITGEIITTPFSFIATTSTIVWEGCTPVFVDIDSKSLCIDPNKIEQAITENTQAILATHVYGNPCDVEAIEIIAKKYNLKVIYDAAHAFGVKLNGKSIFEYGDISTCSLHATKLYHTVEGGLIITKNPDILKKLAAIRNFGISGYDSFSDIGINGKNSEFHAAMGLANLKYINQIHEKRRALSRLYDEKLKTLKAIKPLWHSKATENFPYYPIVLESEELLLKLKKEMDSQEIFTRRYFYPSLASALPYLPKLELSITEDIAKRSLCLPFYYDMTFEEVEFIARLMLRIQNN